The stretch of DNA GCCTCCGCGTCTTCCACAGGTTGACGTCGACGGTCGCAAGACGTTTCAATGGCTGCCGTCACTTGTTCCCATCCCCAGACGAGCAGCCTCATGTCCAAACTGGCCTTCGACCTCGAAATCTATTCCTACCAAATCGATTTCGCGCAGCACGTCAGCAACATCGTCTATATCGAGTGGATGGAAATCGGACGGCTGCAATTGCTCAAGGCGATGGGCATGCCGCTGGATAAAATCGCCGAGCAAGGCTTTCATCCGATCTTGGTCGAGACGCAAATCAGCTACAAAAAACCATTCTTTTTGGGCGAAGTCGTCCTCGGCCACGTGTGGGTCACCGAGCTTGCCAAAGTCTCGGTCTGGCTAGAGTTCAGCTTCGCCGACGAGCAAGGCGAAACCCGCGCCACCGGCCGTCAACGCGGCCTGTTCGTCGATTCAGCCACCAGCCGCCCGAAACGTTTAACCGCCGAGCAGATGTCGGTGTTTGAGCGGTTCCGCGATGGGTGATTTGGGTATTCGTCGTTAGCGGGCTGCAGCGAAAATTCAGTGGAATCCGAGCGCAGCATCGCTTACGATCACCATCGAAAGGGGATTAAAGTCATGACACACGCAAGTCGCTCATTAGCTTTGGTGTTGGCTCTCTCACTAAACATTGGCTCGGACCTGCCGCTGACGGCAGCCGACGTAAAAAAAACTCACCTCCCCAGGACTGACGCGCTCGGTGACCCGCTGCCCGAAGCGGCGCTACTGAGAATGGGAACAGTCCGTTTTCAACATGCCGCGAGCGTCATCGATATGGCGCTCTCTCCGGATGAAAAGGCTGTCGTCACCTTCGAAGACGACATCATCGTTTGGGATGCCGCCACGGGAAAGGAACGCTGGCGAAGTAACACCAGGCAATTTGGGTACTCGCTTCCACATGCCTCCTACGGCGTACGCGCCATCGCATTCGCCCGCGATGGTCAAACGTTCTATACGCCAGGCCGTCCGGACGACATCATCGCCTGGAATGTCTCATCTGGTGGTCATACGGTGATCACTTTGCAACCTGGATTTCCCGTTCCCCGTGACCATTTGGGGCGGGGTAATGCTCGGTCAATTGACATCGCTCCAGACAATCAAAAATTCGCCGTCGGCAATCAATCTGGATTGTCGGTTTGCGACAAAACGGGCAAGGTTCTGTATCAGATTACCAATAATCCTGAAAATCCCATCAACGACATAAATAACGACCGTCTGCGTTTCGGCGGGGACTTCAGTTACGGCCGGTTTTCGCCCGACGGCAAACTGTTAGCGGTCGTGAACAGCGAATCGCCACAGCAAATCCGACTGCACGAAGCCCAATCCGGTAAAGAACTGCGGCGAATTCCTCTGACCAATAACCTGGTCCGCTTTGACTTTTCACCCGACAGTAAGCAGATCGTCGTCACCGAACGAGACAGCGCTGTTCGTCTGTACGAAGTCGCCACCGGCAACAAAGTGTGGGACTACAAAATCGAATTAAAAAACAACGCGGAAAGTTACACTTGTGCCGTCGCTTTCAGCCCGGACGCCAAAACAATCGCCGTCTGCGCGCCAATCGGATCCGATGAAGACATTCACCTGCTGCACGCCGCCGATGGAAAACGCTTCGGCAAACCACTTGTGCACCAAAGCAAACCATGGGCCGTCGCCTTCACGGCGGATAGCACGACGTTATTCTCCTCCGGCTGGGACGGTAGGATTCGCCGTTGGGATGTCGCTACACAAAAACAATTAACTCTGCCCGGTGCGCTCCGCGCAACAGGGGCCTCCGCTGCGTCACCTGACGGAAAATTAGTGGCGTTTCATGATGAAACGGGCACCGTGCATCTCCACAATGTCGCCGACGGGAGAGAAGTCCGGCAACTGAAGGTACCAGGATCGACTTTTTCGCAATTGGTTTTCTCGCCTGACAGTCGGCAATTAGCGGGGGCGGGAGTTGCGGGCGATCAATTGCAAACCACCGTCTGGGATCTGGCGGACGGTGCGGTGGTCCACCGCTGGGATTGGCCCGTCGGCCGCGATCCCCATACCAATTTCAGAGACCTGCGCTATTCGCCGGACGGGCAATTATTAGCGGCAGCCGTCTTCCGACAGGACTCAGCTTACTTTTGGAATCTGTCAACTGGTAAGCAGGTGGCCAAGCTCCCGCATCAAGAAATTTTCGGACTCTCATTCAGCCCCGACAATCGCACATTGGCGACGGCTGGTTGGGATAGAGTCGTCCGTTTTTGGAACGCAGAAACCGGGGAAAACCTCCATGAATTCCATGTTAGTAAAATCGATCCCGACAACAATCAGTGGGATGTGTCGATGCATGCGGTCCGCTATTCGCCGCAAAACAAGTTATTGGCGACAGTGCATTTTAGCGGTCATGTCCATTTTTGGGACGTCGATAGTATGAAACTCGTTTCCCAGATTTATAATCGAGGTGGATTCAGCCAGGGCGGTTCTGGCTTTTCACCCGATGGACTATGGTATGCCACAGGTGACAAATCGGGGCGACTTAGATTATGGGACCCACTCACCGGGCAAATCGTCTGGGATCGTGGGCGGCATCAAGACGGCACGAAGGCCCGGGGATTCGGCGGCCATGGGGAAACGCTGATCAGCAGTGGCGACGGCGTTTGTTACCTGTGGGATCTGGAACCGGCCGACCTTCCGCTCGACAAAACCCTCGACCAGTTGTGGGACGATCTAGCCGGCCAGGATAGCCCGGCGGCATATCGCGCCATCTGGGCCATGTCAAAACAACCGCAAGCCACGGTGGAACTGTTGGGCAAAAAACTGCTGGCCGTCGAGGAGGTCGTCGATATGAGTCGCGTCGGCCTGGACCTGCCGGATGAGGAAGCAAACCGCCGCAAACGTTTGAAGCGGCTCATGGTTACCAAGAAACCGGGGATGGAAACCTTGCCCACCGTTCAACGCGCCATCTCCTTGCTGGTGCAAATCGGCACGCCCGAAGCGGTCGCGTTGGTCGAGAAACTCACCATCGCCAACAACGAAGCCGTCAACCAATCCGCCAAACACGCGCTGTCACGGATCGAGAAACGCTAAGTGCACACGTCCTAGCGTGACCTTCGGCTGCAATTAGAGAAAAATTAAACCACGAAAAACACAAAAGACACGAAAAAAGAACCTAAGTTTCTTATCCATACTTTTGATTTGAGAACTACATCCGAGCCGCAAGTCTTTGTCGGTAATCTGATTTTATTTTCGTGTCTTTCGCTTCTTTCGTGGTTTGTCTTTTCGGGACAAACTCAAAATGCAAACTGGGCTACTCGCTAGAGAGTCGTCCCCGGGTGGCCCCGAAAGATTCTTTCGGGGCGGCGCAGTCGCAGGAGCCACCACATCGTGCTCTCCCGCGACTCTGAAAACTCTCCCACCGACTTCGTCGGCCCAGATAGAATCTATCTGGGGCACCCGCATTATTCCCCCGCTGGAAATGCCTTCGAGGCATGCACGACCGGTTGGCCTTCTTCGAGCGTCACAACCAGCGCCGATGTCCCGCACGTTTTTTCAATCAATGCCAACCCTCGCTCGACACCCAATACGCTCACCGCTGAGGCCAAGGCATCGGAGGTGATCCCATCGGCGGCGATCACCGTCACGCTGCTCCGCTCGGTGAGGCCGTAACCGGTATTGCGGTCGATGATGTGCGAGTAACGTTGGCCGTCGATCTCTACAAATTGCCATGCATCACCCGACGTCGCGATCCCTGCGTTTTTGAGCGTCACATAGCGGCTGGGCGGACCATCTCGTTTTTGCAGCGGAGCCATGCCGATCCGCCAGCCGTCTTTGTCCGGCGGTGGATCCCCAACGACGATATCGCCACCGGCGTCGATCAGCGCGCGGGACACGCCATGCTTCTTCAGTTCAAGGAGCGCTTGATCGGCGGCATAACCCTTAGCGATTCCCCCCAGGTCAAGCCGCATATTCGGTTTAATCAGCCGCACTTTCGAACTCTGGGCATCAAGGACAATGGATTCGTAACCGACCGCCGCGCGAGCCTCAGTAAGTGCTTCCGCTGTGGGGAGTTGCTTTTTGCGGCGCGCTTTGCGCCACAGTTTGACCAGCGGTCCCACGGTTACGTCGAAAGCGCCGTCGGTTTCGCGAGAAACGCGTAACGAATGTTCCAGTACGACCTTGAGGTCCTTAGAAACCGGAATGTCGCGGTCACTTCCAGCTTGTGCGCAAAGTTGCATTAACTCGCTGTCAGGGTCGTAATCGCTTAGAATGCGGTCCAGTTGCTTCATCCGCGCAAAAGCGGCTTGGGCGGCATGTTTTGCGGTATCATCGTCGGTCGCATATAATGAAATCTTGACCGGGATGCCCATACGGATACGTTGAAATTCGTACCGATGCCAAGTTTCCGGTGCGGTGGGATTGGCTGACAACAGAACTGCACACAACAACGTCACCAAAATCTCACCTCGAGTCTGTCCGTTTTACGAAATTAGCCATCACTGTTGGAATCCGAATGAACCTACCTACCACACTATGCCGACTTGCCGGTCCACGGCAAGTCCACTGCTGCTCTCGCAATGTGAGCACGATTCGTCGCTGCCTGATGAATGGACAATTCCCCTCGGTTTGCTCCTTGCTGATCGCTGCTGTTTTGGCCTTCAACGTTTTGACTGTCGCGGACGCCGCTGACAAAGAACCGGCCGCTGCGGATGCCAAAACCGAAAAGGAAATGAAACCCTACAAACAAACGATCACCGGGACCGACGTCTCCTTCGAAATGCTGCCGATTCCCGGCGGAACCTTCACCATGGGCAGCCCCGAGGATGAAGCCGATCGGTATACAGACGAGGCTCCACAGCGAGAAGTGAAAATCGAACCGTTTTGGATGGGCAAATGCGAAGTCACCTGGGACGAATACGACATTTGGTCCTTCAGCCTGGATCAAAAAATCCGCAAGCTGCGTGGTGTCGAGCCGACGGAACAGGACAAAAAAGCGGATGCGGTGACGCGTCCCACGCCCCCTTATACCGACATGACGTTCAGCATGGGGCACGATGGTTTCCCCGCGATCTGCATGACGCAATTGGCGGCGAAGACCTACTGCAAATGGCTCAGCCAAAAAACCGGTCATTATTACCGACTGCCGACCGAAGCGGAGTGGGAATACGCCTGCCGCGCCGGGACGACCACAGCGTTTTCTTTTGGCGACGATCCTGGAAAAATCGGCGAGTACGCTTGGTATGCCGATAACAGTGACGACCAGTATCAAAAAGTCGGCAAGAAAAAACCAAATCCGTGGGGCCTGCACGATATGCACGGCAACGTCAACGAATGGGTGCTCGATCAATACCAGGAAACCTATCCGGCTCCCGACAAATCGGTTCAAGGACCGTTGCCTAGTCCCCTGGTTGTCGCGACCGAATTGTACCCCCGCGTGGTTCGCGGTGGTTCCTGGGAAGATGATCCGGCCGACCTCCGCTCTGCGACACGGCGCGGTTCTGAAGAAGAATGGAAGTATCAGGATCCACAAATCCCGCAAAGCGTCTGGTATCACACTGATGCGCTATTTGTCGGATTTCGCATCGTGCGACCGCTCCGCGTCCCCAGTGAGAAAGAACGTGCGGAATTAAAACTCGATGCAAAAAAGGTCGTCAACCAGCGTTGATGTTGCGGCTTGTCGGTGATTACCGGATACTATAAGGAAAATGCTTAGGCTGTTTTAGCGGATGATTCACCCCACAGTTCACCGCTCGCCGACGTAAAAACAACTGTCCATCCCTATTTCTTTGATGCCAAATGGAAGGCCGATTATGTCCGAAAAGTCTAACGAATCCTCAACCAGGCGTGATTTTCTGAAGGCTTCGTCGGTCGTTGCCGCCGGCGCAGGCGTATTGGGTAACCTCAGCTTCTCATCGCAGGCATTTGCCGCGGGCGACGACACCATTCGCGTGGGACTGATCGGTGCCGGCGGACGAGGACGCGGTGCCGCCACACAGGCGCTTTCCACCGAAGGCAACATCAAATTGGTGGCAATTGCCGATGCTTTCTCCGACCGACTGGAAGATGGTCTGGCGTACATCAATGGGCAAATGCAAAAGAACAAAACTCCCGAACGTGTGGATGTCGCTGAAGAGAACAAGTTCGTCGGTTTCGATGCCTACCAGAAGGTACTGGACAGTGACGTCGATGTGGTAATCTTGGCGACCCCGCCGGGATTTCGTCCGATTCATTTCGAAGCGGCCGTCAATGCCGACAAGCATGTCTTCATGGAAAAACCGGTCGCCACCGACGCACCGGGCGTTCGCAAAGTCTTGGCAGCCGCCCAAGCCGCTAAGCAAAAGAACTTGGCCGTCGGTGTGGGATTGCAACGGCATCACCAAAAGCCGTATCTGGAATTGGTCGATCGCGTGCACAACGGCGCGATCGGAGACATCGTGGCCATGCGAGTCTACTGGAATGGCGGCGGCGTCTGGGATCCGCGCCGGACGCGCGAAGAATGCTCCGGTGAAATGGAGTACCAAATGCGAAACTGGTACTACTACACCTGGCTGTGCGGCGACCACATCGTCGAACAGCACATCCACAACCTCGACGTCGGTAACTGGCTGATGAAAGCCAATCCCGCCACAGGAGAAGGTTATCCCGTCTCCGCGTCCGGCATGGGCGGACGGCAAGTTCGGACCGACAAAAAATACGGAGAAATCTTCGACCATCACGCGGTCGAATATGTGTACGACAACGGCACGCGGATGTACAGCCAATGCCGGCACATGCCAGGTTGTCCCGGAAACGTCACCGAGCACGCGCACGGGACCAAAGGGGTTGTGCACCTGGGTGGCCGCGACTACTCCATTGAAGGTGAAAACAACACCAAATTCAAAGGCAAGTACCGCGATCCTTACCAAGTCGAACACGACCAATTGTTCGCCGCCATCCGCTCCGGCACGCCTTACAGCGAAGCTGAACGAGGCGCCTATTCGACGTTGACGGCCATCATCGGCCGCTTGGCGACTTATTCCGGGAAAGAGATCAAATGGAACCAAGCCCTCAATTCTGAGATCAGCTTGATGCCCGAGACTTATGCCTGGGATGCCGCCCCGCCAACGTTGCCCAACGAGCATGGCGAATACCAGATCGCGCATCCCGGTTTATCGAAAGTCGTCTAACCCGCTGCTGCAATCGAATGATCCCTCCCCCCGGCATCCCAAGATGCCGGGGGGATTTTTTTACGGCAACTCAAAGGTCACATTGCCTCGCGCTTCGGCGGACAATGTCAAACCGGCCGTTCCCCCAAGTTGATCGAGCTTGAGCAGCAGCAGGTTCTTCCCCTGTTTCAACTGCACGTCGACTTGGTCTTCACCCGGTTTCAGGCCGCGCGGTTCGGGGAACTCGTGGATCTTCTTTCCGTCTAACCAGACCTGAATTCCGTCGTTGGAACCAATATTCAACCGCGCTGGCTGCGCGACCGCCGAATTCAGCACGACGGCGAAATAGTAGATGATGTTATCGTGCCGAACTTTGGCCCGCTCCGACAGCCGTGTCAGGTCAACCGCCGGCGCGCCGCCATTGTAGGCGCGGGTATTCGCATCGATCCACTGCACTTGCTTGCCGCCCAGCCCTTTGTATTTGGCGGCACTATCAAACCGCCCCGGCTCTTTTTCGGGACCGTAAGCCGTGGTGCGGTGCTCCGGTTTATCATTCGCAAATGGACCCACGGCCCGAAATTGCTTCGCATAAACCTCCGCATCCCGTAGGCTGACCAAATACGCCAACAGATCGGCTGCATCTTGAGCGGTGACATTCTTCAATACCAACTCCGGCATCAGGGACGTTTTTTGTTCCACGTCTTCTTCGATGTCGTCGTTGTTGATCCGCAACAAGTTCCCTTCGATGGTTTTGAGCACCACCGCATCGTCCGACCGCTGTTGCACAAACCCGGCGAACACCTTACCCCGTTTTGTTTCCACGACGTGCGGAACATATTCCGGTGCGATGCCCGCGCTGGGGTTCATGATGGTTTCCAACAACGCCTTGCGTTCATATTTGCGGCCAATCAGACTCAAGTCGGGACCAATGTCGGCTCCCTGGTTGCGAACGCGATGACAACGGTTGCACGAGGCCGCGCCACTTCGCAAAAACACGCTCTTGCCCCGCTCTGCATCACCGGACAGCTTCAAAATATCGTCAGGTGTAAAGGATTGCCCCAACGTCTTGGGCCGCTGCGACTCC from Symmachiella dynata encodes:
- a CDS encoding FAD:protein FMN transferase encodes the protein MTLLCAVLLSANPTAPETWHRYEFQRIRMGIPVKISLYATDDDTAKHAAQAAFARMKQLDRILSDYDPDSELMQLCAQAGSDRDIPVSKDLKVVLEHSLRVSRETDGAFDVTVGPLVKLWRKARRKKQLPTAEALTEARAAVGYESIVLDAQSSKVRLIKPNMRLDLGGIAKGYAADQALLELKKHGVSRALIDAGGDIVVGDPPPDKDGWRIGMAPLQKRDGPPSRYVTLKNAGIATSGDAWQFVEIDGQRYSHIIDRNTGYGLTERSSVTVIAADGITSDALASAVSVLGVERGLALIEKTCGTSALVVTLEEGQPVVHASKAFPAGE
- a CDS encoding WD40 repeat domain-containing protein; amino-acid sequence: MTHASRSLALVLALSLNIGSDLPLTAADVKKTHLPRTDALGDPLPEAALLRMGTVRFQHAASVIDMALSPDEKAVVTFEDDIIVWDAATGKERWRSNTRQFGYSLPHASYGVRAIAFARDGQTFYTPGRPDDIIAWNVSSGGHTVITLQPGFPVPRDHLGRGNARSIDIAPDNQKFAVGNQSGLSVCDKTGKVLYQITNNPENPINDINNDRLRFGGDFSYGRFSPDGKLLAVVNSESPQQIRLHEAQSGKELRRIPLTNNLVRFDFSPDSKQIVVTERDSAVRLYEVATGNKVWDYKIELKNNAESYTCAVAFSPDAKTIAVCAPIGSDEDIHLLHAADGKRFGKPLVHQSKPWAVAFTADSTTLFSSGWDGRIRRWDVATQKQLTLPGALRATGASAASPDGKLVAFHDETGTVHLHNVADGREVRQLKVPGSTFSQLVFSPDSRQLAGAGVAGDQLQTTVWDLADGAVVHRWDWPVGRDPHTNFRDLRYSPDGQLLAAAVFRQDSAYFWNLSTGKQVAKLPHQEIFGLSFSPDNRTLATAGWDRVVRFWNAETGENLHEFHVSKIDPDNNQWDVSMHAVRYSPQNKLLATVHFSGHVHFWDVDSMKLVSQIYNRGGFSQGGSGFSPDGLWYATGDKSGRLRLWDPLTGQIVWDRGRHQDGTKARGFGGHGETLISSGDGVCYLWDLEPADLPLDKTLDQLWDDLAGQDSPAAYRAIWAMSKQPQATVELLGKKLLAVEEVVDMSRVGLDLPDEEANRRKRLKRLMVTKKPGMETLPTVQRAISLLVQIGTPEAVALVEKLTIANNEAVNQSAKHALSRIEKR
- a CDS encoding SUMF1/EgtB/PvdO family nonheme iron enzyme, with the protein product MNGQFPSVCSLLIAAVLAFNVLTVADAADKEPAAADAKTEKEMKPYKQTITGTDVSFEMLPIPGGTFTMGSPEDEADRYTDEAPQREVKIEPFWMGKCEVTWDEYDIWSFSLDQKIRKLRGVEPTEQDKKADAVTRPTPPYTDMTFSMGHDGFPAICMTQLAAKTYCKWLSQKTGHYYRLPTEAEWEYACRAGTTTAFSFGDDPGKIGEYAWYADNSDDQYQKVGKKKPNPWGLHDMHGNVNEWVLDQYQETYPAPDKSVQGPLPSPLVVATELYPRVVRGGSWEDDPADLRSATRRGSEEEWKYQDPQIPQSVWYHTDALFVGFRIVRPLRVPSEKERAELKLDAKKVVNQR
- a CDS encoding acyl-CoA thioesterase, producing MSKLAFDLEIYSYQIDFAQHVSNIVYIEWMEIGRLQLLKAMGMPLDKIAEQGFHPILVETQISYKKPFFLGEVVLGHVWVTELAKVSVWLEFSFADEQGETRATGRQRGLFVDSATSRPKRLTAEQMSVFERFRDG
- a CDS encoding Gfo/Idh/MocA family oxidoreductase; protein product: MSEKSNESSTRRDFLKASSVVAAGAGVLGNLSFSSQAFAAGDDTIRVGLIGAGGRGRGAATQALSTEGNIKLVAIADAFSDRLEDGLAYINGQMQKNKTPERVDVAEENKFVGFDAYQKVLDSDVDVVILATPPGFRPIHFEAAVNADKHVFMEKPVATDAPGVRKVLAAAQAAKQKNLAVGVGLQRHHQKPYLELVDRVHNGAIGDIVAMRVYWNGGGVWDPRRTREECSGEMEYQMRNWYYYTWLCGDHIVEQHIHNLDVGNWLMKANPATGEGYPVSASGMGGRQVRTDKKYGEIFDHHAVEYVYDNGTRMYSQCRHMPGCPGNVTEHAHGTKGVVHLGGRDYSIEGENNTKFKGKYRDPYQVEHDQLFAAIRSGTPYSEAERGAYSTLTAIIGRLATYSGKEIKWNQALNSEISLMPETYAWDAAPPTLPNEHGEYQIAHPGLSKVV